The following nucleotide sequence is from Coffea eugenioides isolate CCC68of chromosome 3, Ceug_1.0, whole genome shotgun sequence.
CTAGAAGTTAATCAAAACCAGAATCCATTCTTGACTTCTGGTACCAAAGTAGCTGATGGATATGGTCAGATGCTTGTTACTTCTGTTGGAATGAACACAACTTGGGGGGAAATGATGAGCTCTGTTAGCCAGGACTCCAATGAGAAAACTCCTCTTCAATCGCGCCTCAATAAGCTAACTTCAGCAATAGGTAAAGTTGGTTTAGCAGTTGCTTTCTTAGTTCTTTTGGTGCTATTAGTTCGCTACTTCACTGGTCATACAAAGGACGCAAATGGAATCAAGGAGTACAATGGCAGCAAAACAAAGGCTGATGATGTGATCAATTCTGTGGTGAAAATTATTGCTGCAGCCGTAACAATTGTAGTTGTTGCAATTCCAGAAGGTTTGCCTCTGGCTGTAACACTTACACTTGCTTATTCGATGAAGAGAATGATGGCTGATCAAGCAATGGTGAGAAAGCTTTCTGCTTGTGAAACAATGGGCTCTGCTACAACCATCTGTACAGACAAAACAGGTACTCTTACTCTGAATAGAATGACAGTAACAAAATTTTGGCTGGGCAAGGAATCAGTAGAGAAAGATAGCTACATTTCTCTCTCAACCAATGTTCTTAAATTGCTTCGTGAAGCTGTGAGCCTAAACACAACAGGAAGTGTCTATAGGCCGATTAATTTAGGAACTGAGGGCCTCGAGTTCTCTGGAAGTCCTACTGAGAAAGCAATTCTGTCTTGGGCTGTGATGGAATTAAATATGGACATGGAGAGAGTAAAACAGAATTGCTCCATTCTTCATGTCGAAGCATTCAATTCGCAGAAGAAAAGAAGTGGAGTGTTGATGAAGAAAATGGTGGATAACTCGATTCATGTCCACTGGAAAGGAGCTGCCGAAATGATACTAGCAATGTGCTCGCATTACTACAACCTTGAAGGAGAAGTGACATTGCTTGATCATCTTGAGAggaagaaatttgaagaaataatACAGGGCATGGCTGCCAGCAGTCTGAGATGCATTGCATTTGCTCACAAGCAAATTACAGAAGCCAATGATGCCAGTGGAGAAATACAGCAAACATTAGAAGACAGAAACTTGATCCTTTTGGGGATTGTAGGCCTAAAGGATCCCTGTCGCCCCGGTGTGAAGAAAGCTGTGGAAGATTGTCAATATGCTGGTGTGAAGATCAAAATGATCACTGGCGACAATGTCTTCACTGCAAGAGCAATAGCCACTGAATGTGGAATACTTGAGCCTGATCTTGAGGCTAACGATGAATTGGTGGTAGAAGGTGTCGAATTTCGCAACTACACGGATGAGGAACGGATGGAAAAAGTTGATAAAATTGTTGTAATGGCGAGATCATCTCCTTTTGACAAGCATCTCATGGTCAAATGCTTAAAAGCGAAAGGTCATGTTGTAGCGGTGACTGGAGATGGAACAAACGACGCGCCAGCATTGAAAGAAGCTGATATAGGACTTTCTATGGGGATTCAGGGCACTGAAGTCGCCAAGGAGAGTTCAGATATTGTTATTTTGGATGACAATTTTGCTTCTGTTGCCACAGTGCTTACATGGGGAAGGTGTGTATACAGCAATATCCAGAAATTTATTCAGTTCCAACTCACAGTAAATGTGGCAGCTCTAGTGATCAACTTTGTAGCAGCAATCTCAGCTGGAGAAGTACCATTAACAGCGGTTCAACTCTTGTGGGTAAATCTCATCATGGATACTCTTGGAGCCTTAGCACTAGCAACAGAAAGGCCAACAAAGGATCTCATGGACAAGCCTCCAGTGGGGCGTGCCGAGCCCCTCATCACCAACACCATGTGGAGGAACTTAATGTCTCAAGCCTTGTATCAGATAGCAGTTTTGCTGACATTACAGTTCAAAGGTAAAGCAATCTTTGGTGTTAGCAAAAAGGTCAACGATACATTGATCTTCAACACTTTTGTTCTTTGCCAAGTGTTCAATGAGTTCAATGCAAGGAAACTTGAGAGGAAGAATGTGTTTGAGGGGATACACAGGAACAAGTTGTTCTTGGGAATTATTGGAGTAACAATTATTCTTCAAGTGGTGATGGTGGAATTTTTGAAGAGATTTGCTGATACAGAGAGGTTGAATTGGGGGCAATGGGGAGCTTGTGTAGGAATTGCAGCTGCATCCTGGCCAATTGGCTGGATTGTCAAGTGCATACCTGTTCCAGACAGACCAGTGTTCAGTTATCTCAAGTGGGAGAATTTCAAATGCATGTAAATTGATCAGTATGTTCAATATCCCAGCGAAAGGCATTCTGTACGTAGTATCCTTGTATAATGTACTTCTGTAGTAAATTTTTGCTAGTTCAATGTTTAAATTTACCAATATTATAAACTTCTACTATTAATATTATTATATCATGAGAATGGAGCAGGAAGGTCACGAGCCCCCCACTTCTTGTTTTTTTCAAAGTTGCTCTCAAATTTTACAAGAACATTGGCAGGGTTGATTTGGAATTATATTCAGTGCCGCAATATTAAGGCGCAAGGATTAGAGCTCAATCAAGGAAGCTCAAAAAGACAAAAGACACGCATATATATGGATTAGATAACAAATAGAGGATTTCAAAATTTGTGGTGGATAGAAATTTTCCCAAGCTTACTGTCATGAAAACCAAGCAGGCTCCAagaaaatgtatagaaaatctCGACAAGAAGTATGTACCCTGACGAAAACATGACCTGAGCCGCCATGATCTCATCTTTAGACCTGACAGATGCTGCCAATGGAATGATCCTAGTCAAATACTCCTTCAACCTTTGTTTTTTCAAGATTATGAGTGGTTCTTTGGAGCTATCAGGACAAACTACTCATAGTGAACGGATCTTCTAAGATGCTTCAGCTGTCAGAGTGATCCACTGATTAACAATTTTTTGTGATCTCGAAAAAACTACGGAATTTTCTTCTCTATCTTGGATAGGGAACACCAACACAAACATTGAGAAATTCGTCCACAATTTACTTAAACGCGGTAGTCGAATATTCGAACCCTCAGCAGATCCATGACGTGAAGTCTACAAGCACTCAAGCAGACACGTTGTAATAGTAATCAACGTGTTGTGATTAGGTGATTGGAATAAGAAGAGGGATATCTTCAGATTAGCTGATCAAGACTTTTAAGCTATTGAAGCAAACATTCATACGACGCACTAATTCCA
It contains:
- the LOC113766903 gene encoding putative calcium-transporting ATPase 13, plasma membrane-type, with translation MLAIIVANLRCKSLVNQLSSNNKRRWHSAFVTIYYYSNFFNVDQPSLTKLVRDKSLGQLVQFGGVQGIATSLNTEVQHGLNGDDDEDILSRIEAFGSNTYRKPPKKGFFHFVWEAFQDPTIAILLACAALSLSFGIKENGPKEGWYDGGSIFVAVFLVISVSAISNFRQNLQFEKLSKVSSNIPVEVLRNGRRQQISIFYIVVGDVVCLKIGDQVPADGLFLEGHSLRIDESSMTGESDHLEVNQNQNPFLTSGTKVADGYGQMLVTSVGMNTTWGEMMSSVSQDSNEKTPLQSRLNKLTSAIGKVGLAVAFLVLLVLLVRYFTGHTKDANGIKEYNGSKTKADDVINSVVKIIAAAVTIVVVAIPEGLPLAVTLTLAYSMKRMMADQAMVRKLSACETMGSATTICTDKTGTLTLNRMTVTKFWLGKESVEKDSYISLSTNVLKLLREAVSLNTTGSVYRPINLGTEGLEFSGSPTEKAILSWAVMELNMDMERVKQNCSILHVEAFNSQKKRSGVLMKKMVDNSIHVHWKGAAEMILAMCSHYYNLEGEVTLLDHLERKKFEEIIQGMAASSLRCIAFAHKQITEANDASGEIQQTLEDRNLILLGIVGLKDPCRPGVKKAVEDCQYAGVKIKMITGDNVFTARAIATECGILEPDLEANDELVVEGVEFRNYTDEERMEKVDKIVVMARSSPFDKHLMVKCLKAKGHVVAVTGDGTNDAPALKEADIGLSMGIQGTEVAKESSDIVILDDNFASVATVLTWGRCVYSNIQKFIQFQLTVNVAALVINFVAAISAGEVPLTAVQLLWVNLIMDTLGALALATERPTKDLMDKPPVGRAEPLITNTMWRNLMSQALYQIAVLLTLQFKGKAIFGVSKKVNDTLIFNTFVLCQVFNEFNARKLERKNVFEGIHRNKLFLGIIGVTIILQVVMVEFLKRFADTERLNWGQWGACVGIAAASWPIGWIVKCIPVPDRPVFSYLKWENFKCM